The Aminivibrio sp. sequence TTGCGGTCCTCACCGGAGACGGAGGATTCCAGTTCACCCTTCCCGAGCTTGCGGTGGGGGTCCAGGAGAAGATCTGCCTCCCCGTGGTGCTCTGGAACGACGGCGGTTTCGGCGAAATCCGCCGCACCCAGGACAGGAACGGCGGCCCCAGGATCGCCGTGGATCACTGGAACCCCGATTTTCGGGTCTTGGCGGGAGCCTACGGGATTCCCTATTTCGCTCCCGAAGGGGGCGCGGGTATCGGACAGGCGCTGGAGTCGGCCTTTGAGGTTCCTACACCGTCCATCATCGAAGTGAAGGTCCGGAAGGGGGCGAGGATATGATCCCCGGAGTGAGAAAGGCGGTGGGCTCGGCCTCAAAAAGGCCTCCGACCCGGCGGAGCATGCCCCGAAATGGAAACTGGGCGGCGACGAGAACTTCGACACCCGCCTGGTCGGATACCCCCGCTACCTGCGGATTCAGGGAATACCTAAATCCGCAGGTTTTTCAGGCAGAGGGAGTGTCGCCGGGCACAGCGCCCGGGCCGAGAAACCGACACGGATGTCGGTTTCAGGTGCAGTTGTCAAGGACGACAATCTGCACCGGCGGCCCAAGCGAGCACTGGTGACACTCCCCGCTGCCTGCGGATTTAGGGAATAAAGAAAAATTTGCGAAAAAGGCTAACGAGTGGTATTCTTCTCTGTACCCCTTGATGACGGGGGGATCAATAACGAACAAGGAGTTGGGTTTTGTTGAACTTCGAGAATTCTGTCACGGTTACCGGATCGATCCACCTTCCCAAGGGCGACATGGCCGGAAGAAACCGGAACGGCGTCTACCTGAGATTTTCGCTGAAGCACCCGAGCCTCGGGTATGACGGCGTGGAGCGGACGAGCTTCCTTCCTGTCCGGGTCTTCGATCCAGTCCTGCAGGAATGGCTCCGCGGAAAGGGCGAAGGCTCACCGGTCCGGATTACGGGCCGGCTTCAGACCTCCAGCGGAAGCGGCGAGATGTACATCCTCGCGAAATCCTTGGAGGAAGGGGCGGCCTAGCTCCTCTTATACGAGCATTGTTCGGCGTCTCTCCCGGCTGTCCTGTCCGGGAGAGACGTTTTTCTTTTTGTCCCTCTGTAAGGTATACTGTTTATGACAGATTCGATTTTTATTAATTAAAGGAGCTGGATAAAAGTGAATCTCGCCCGTTTTCCCCGCCGCAGGTACACCGAAGGAGAAACGCCTCTGGAAAGGCTCGACAGGCTGTCCGCATATCTCGACGGCCCCGAGATATGGATCAAGAGAGATGATTTTCTGGGGTTCTTCCCCGGGGGCAACAAGACCAGGAAGCTCGAATTCCTCATGGCTGAGGCCCTTGAGAAGGGAGCGGACGCCGTGATCACCTGCGGTGCCCCCCAGTCGAACCACTGCCGCCTCACCCTCGCCGCAGCCCGCAGGGAGGGCATGGAATGCCACTTCGTCATCGAGGAGAGGGTCCCCGGCACCTATTCCGAGAGAGCCTCGGGGAACATGTTCCTCTTCCAGCTCATGGGAGTGGACTCCATCCGGGTGGTCCCCGGAGGAGCAGACATGACCGCCGAAATGGAAACGACCGCAGCGGAACTCAGGGCATCGGGCAGGAAGCCCTACATTATTCCCGGCGGGGGTTCCAACGCCGTGGGAGCCCTGGGCTACGTGGCCTGTGCCGAGGAGATTCTCTCCCAGTCGTTCCGGAAGGGCGTCTCCTTCGACCGGATTTTCACCACCAGCGGCAGCTCCGGCACCCACGCAGGACTGGCCGTGGGGCTCTGGGGCAACCGTTCGGGGATTCCCCTCACGGGAATCAACATCAGCCGGCCGAATTCCCTGCAGGTTCCTCTCGTCGAAAAGGTCGCCCGTGAGACGGCCGCCCTTCTCGGGATCGGAGATCATCTCCCCGACGGCCTCATCCAGTGCTTCGACGGTTATGTGGGTGAAGGCTATTCCCTGCCCACCCCCGCCATGACGAAGACGGTGGTCCTGCTGGCCCGGATGGAATCCATCCTGCTCGATCCCGTTTATACAGGCAAGGCTTTCGCCGGAATGATCGACCTCATCCGACAGGGTTTCTGCAAAAAGGGAGAAAAGGTCCTCTTCATCCATACGGGAGGCATGCCCGCCCTCTTCCACTACCAGAAATATTTCGACCCGGAACTGTTTCCGGAGGACGGGCGGAGGTAATCCCTTATGGAATTGAAGCGAACGAACGCCCCGTTTCTTCTCTTTCTCGCCGTCGCAGCGCTGCTGGCCATCCTTCCGGCCACGAAGACCTGGGCGGTGGGCATCGCCCTGCTTCTCGGAGCGGCGGTGAGCAATACGGTGCCGTCGGCAGCTCCGTCCGGCCTCGGGAAAATGCGGAAGCTCGCCCTCAACACGGCGGTGGTCCTCTTCGGGTTCGGCCTGAACATCGGCCAGGTGATCTCCGTGGGGGGGCAGGGAGTCCGGCAGACGGCGGTGAGCCTCGGCGTGATCATCTCCCTGGGGTACTTCCTGCTCCGGTTCTTCCGCCTCGAAGGGAACACCATGAAACTCATCACCTTCGGCACCTCCATCTGCGGCGGCAGCGCCATTGCCGCCGTCTCCTCGGTGATAAAGGCCCGGGACGAGGAGATAGGTGTTGCCATGGGCGTGGTCTTCCTGCTGAACACCGTGGCCCTCTTCGTCTTTCCGCTGCTGGCCCGGGGGATGTCTCTTTCCCCTGAACAGTACGGCATCTGGTGCGCCCTCAGCATCCACGACACGAGTTCCGTGGTGGGAGCCGCCGCCTTTCTCGGGGACGCCTCACTGTCCACGGCCACCATCATGAAGCTCACCCGGACCTTGTGGATCACTCCCATCGTCTTTGTCCTCTCCCTCCGGCAGGGAGAAAAGGGGAAACTCTCGGTGCCCCTCTTCATCGTCCTCTTTCTTCTCGCGTCGGTTGCCGCGTCGGTGCTTCCCTTCCCGGCCCTCTTCAAAAGCCTCGCTTCGGCGGGGAAGGTGTTCATGGCCGCAGCCCTCTACATGGTGGGGTTCGGCCTCCACCGTTCCGTGATGAAGAAAGCGGGAGCGGGGGGCATGCTCTTCGGCAGTATTCTCTGGGCAGTGTCCATCGTCGCCGGGTATTTCCTGGCATCGATGAGCTGAACTCCGTTCCGATCCGGCGCCGGCTGCGGGTAAGGGGCCGGGGCGGAACTCAGGGGGAGTGTTCCCCGCCGTCGGCCTGGGGCCGGTTTGTTTCCTCTCGGAGGAGATCGAGAAACTTCTGCGAAAAGACACTATCCGGCGGACGAAATTCTTCCCCCGGCAAAGGCTCTTGAAGAGGAGATAAACCGATTGATAGCCGACATGAGGATTTTTTTCCCCGGAGGAATCCCGGCCGGATCCGCGAGGATGGTCACTCCGTCCTTGGAAGGGACCATCTGCCGCAGGTTCCCGCAGGCGAGAAAAGGTCGGGAAGGGAGGATATGTACCCGTCGGGGCGCCTGAAATCCCCCTCTCCGGAATGAAGGGCTTCGCCCATGAGGATGGCGGAGATGCCGGCCCGGTGGGCGCCCAGGATGTCCACATCGGGCGTGTCGCCCACCATGACGGTCCGCTCCCTGGGAAAACCTGCCGAGTCGATGGCCTCGGCAAACATGGGCGGAAAGGGCTTCCCCACCACCACGGGATCCCTGCCCGACCCCGTGCGGATTGCCTCCACCAGGGCGCCTACCCCTGCTACGGGTCCTTCCGCCGTGGGGAAGGTCCGGTCGATGTTCGTGGCCACGAAGAGCGCCCCGTTCCGAACGGCCAGGGCCGCCCGGCGGACCATGGCCAGGGTGGCGGTCTCATCCCAGCCCAGAACGAGCGCTTCGCAGTCCTTTTCGCCTGCGGCGAGGATTCCCGCCATCTCCACCTCCTTGTGAAGCCCCGATTCGCCGA is a genomic window containing:
- a CDS encoding DNA-binding protein, which encodes MNFENSVTVTGSIHLPKGDMAGRNRNGVYLRFSLKHPSLGYDGVERTSFLPVRVFDPVLQEWLRGKGEGSPVRITGRLQTSSGSGEMYILAKSLEEGAA
- a CDS encoding D-cysteine desulfhydrase, encoding MNLARFPRRRYTEGETPLERLDRLSAYLDGPEIWIKRDDFLGFFPGGNKTRKLEFLMAEALEKGADAVITCGAPQSNHCRLTLAAARREGMECHFVIEERVPGTYSERASGNMFLFQLMGVDSIRVVPGGADMTAEMETTAAELRASGRKPYIIPGGGSNAVGALGYVACAEEILSQSFRKGVSFDRIFTTSGSSGTHAGLAVGLWGNRSGIPLTGINISRPNSLQVPLVEKVARETAALLGIGDHLPDGLIQCFDGYVGEGYSLPTPAMTKTVVLLARMESILLDPVYTGKAFAGMIDLIRQGFCKKGEKVLFIHTGGMPALFHYQKYFDPELFPEDGRR
- a CDS encoding putative sulfate exporter family transporter, whose product is MELKRTNAPFLLFLAVAALLAILPATKTWAVGIALLLGAAVSNTVPSAAPSGLGKMRKLALNTAVVLFGFGLNIGQVISVGGQGVRQTAVSLGVIISLGYFLLRFFRLEGNTMKLITFGTSICGGSAIAAVSSVIKARDEEIGVAMGVVFLLNTVALFVFPLLARGMSLSPEQYGIWCALSIHDTSSVVGAAAFLGDASLSTATIMKLTRTLWITPIVFVLSLRQGEKGKLSVPLFIVLFLLASVAASVLPFPALFKSLASAGKVFMAAALYMVGFGLHRSVMKKAGAGGMLFGSILWAVSIVAGYFLASMS
- a CDS encoding HAD-IIA family hydrolase is translated as KPKRKKSKGVSPVIADLFDCFFFDLDGVLYVGGEATPGAAESLDTLRSMGKTVRFLTNNPTTRVRIADRLRGHGIAADMDEIVTAGSATAKYLAEQGITRAWVIGESGLHKEVEMAGILAAGEKDCEALVLGWDETATLAMVRRAALAVRNGALFVATNIDRTFPTAEGPVAGVGALVEAIRTGSGRDPVVVGKPFPPMFAEAIDSAGFPRERTVMVGDTPDVDILGAHRAGISAILMGEALHSGEGDFRRPDGYISSLPDLFSPAGTCGRWSLPRTE